Proteins from a genomic interval of Piscinibacter sp. HJYY11:
- the urtA gene encoding urea ABC transporter substrate-binding protein encodes MTSTRRTFAKALSAVSLGVAALGLPAFAQAQTIKVGVLHSLSGTMAISETVLKDVALMAIDEINAKGGVLGKKLEPVVVDPASNWPLFAEKAKQLISQDKVAVVFGCWTSVSRKSVLPVFEQNNSLLFYPVQYEGEELSKNVFYTGAAPNQQAIPAVEYLMSKDGGSAKRWVLLGTDYVYPRTTNKILRAFLKSKGVAEADIMEEYTPFGHSDYQSIIAKIKKFSSEGKKTAVVSTINGDSNVPFYKELGNQGLKATDVPVVAFSVGEEELRGVDTKPLVGHLAAWNYFMSIKNPTNDAFIKSWSAYAKAKNIPGHKDKPLTNDPMEATYIGIHMWAQAVEKAKSTDTDKVIAAMAGQTFKAPGGFTSTMDKENHHLHKPVFIGEVKADGQFNVVWKTKGPVVADPWSDYIPENKGKKNVPEKK; translated from the coding sequence ATGACTTCCACCCGCCGCACATTCGCCAAGGCCCTCAGCGCCGTGTCGCTGGGCGTGGCCGCGCTCGGCCTGCCCGCCTTTGCCCAAGCCCAGACCATCAAGGTCGGCGTGCTGCACTCGCTGTCGGGCACGATGGCCATTTCGGAAACCGTGCTGAAGGACGTGGCCCTGATGGCCATCGACGAGATCAACGCCAAGGGCGGCGTGCTCGGCAAGAAGCTCGAGCCCGTGGTCGTCGACCCGGCGTCGAACTGGCCGCTGTTCGCCGAAAAGGCCAAGCAGCTGATCTCGCAGGACAAGGTCGCCGTCGTCTTCGGCTGCTGGACCAGCGTGAGCCGCAAGTCGGTGCTGCCGGTGTTCGAGCAGAACAACTCGCTGCTCTTCTACCCCGTGCAGTACGAAGGTGAAGAGCTGTCGAAGAACGTGTTCTACACGGGTGCCGCGCCCAACCAGCAGGCCATCCCCGCGGTCGAGTACCTGATGAGCAAGGACGGCGGCTCGGCCAAGCGCTGGGTGCTGCTGGGCACCGACTACGTGTACCCGCGTACCACCAACAAGATCCTGCGCGCCTTCCTGAAGAGCAAGGGCGTCGCCGAGGCCGACATCATGGAGGAGTACACCCCCTTCGGCCACTCCGACTACCAGAGCATCATCGCCAAGATCAAGAAGTTCTCCTCCGAAGGCAAGAAGACCGCCGTGGTCTCGACCATCAACGGCGACTCCAACGTGCCCTTCTACAAGGAACTGGGCAACCAGGGCCTGAAGGCGACCGACGTGCCGGTGGTGGCCTTCTCGGTGGGTGAAGAAGAGCTGCGCGGTGTCGACACCAAGCCGCTGGTGGGCCACCTGGCCGCCTGGAACTACTTCATGTCCATCAAGAACCCGACCAACGACGCCTTCATCAAGTCGTGGTCGGCCTACGCCAAGGCCAAGAACATCCCCGGCCACAAGGACAAGCCGCTGACCAACGACCCGATGGAAGCCACCTACATCGGCATCCACATGTGGGCACAGGCGGTCGAGAAGGCCAAGTCGACCGACACCGACAAGGTGATCGCCGCCATGGCCGGCCAGACCTTCAAGGCGCCGGGTGGTTTCACCTCCACGATGGACAAGGAAAACCACCACCTGCACAAGCCGGTGTTCATCGGCGAAGTGAAGGCCGACGGCCAGTTCAACGTGGTGTGGAAGACCAAGGGCCCGGTGGTCGCCGACCCGTGGAGCGACTACATCCCCGAGAACAAGGGCAAGAAGAACGTCCCGGAAAAGAAGTGA
- a CDS encoding glycosyltransferase, with translation MARVLMAWELGANLGHLTRLRPVATALQRRGHTLSFALRDVMGSRAVLPPGLGRVFQAPLAIHTTPTPAWTMADVLVACGHGHAAGLAGLAAAWQSLIEVSGCEVLIADHAPTALLAARVMGVPAVHIGHGFSVPPRLSPLPVFRDWAPPPAHHAADVDAQVLSCVNTVLRDAGAAPLDRLCDLFYPERTLLCTWPELDHYGGLGRSAADYVGPDGEYAPGAEPDWPGGNGPHVLAYLRRSHPGHVEVLRALADCRLPTLCYLPGEGAEPVSAPTLRYSRQPIDFRRALPRCSLLVCHAGQATVAQALRLGIPVLMLPEHAEQHLIARQVERSGAGVNAALQAPPVAYASLIEIMVRADGSHAKAARAVAKRHSAFDPAALTARIVEAAESVLT, from the coding sequence ATGGCCAGGGTGCTGATGGCGTGGGAGTTGGGGGCCAACCTCGGCCACCTCACGCGCCTGCGCCCTGTCGCCACCGCGCTGCAAAGGCGTGGCCACACGCTCAGCTTCGCGCTGCGCGACGTGATGGGCAGCCGCGCCGTGCTGCCGCCAGGGCTCGGGCGTGTGTTCCAGGCGCCGCTGGCGATCCACACCACGCCCACGCCCGCATGGACGATGGCCGATGTGCTGGTGGCCTGTGGCCACGGCCATGCAGCGGGGCTGGCCGGGCTGGCGGCGGCCTGGCAGTCGCTCATCGAGGTGAGTGGCTGCGAGGTGCTGATCGCTGACCATGCGCCCACCGCACTGCTGGCCGCGCGCGTGATGGGCGTCCCGGCGGTGCACATTGGCCATGGCTTTTCGGTGCCGCCGCGGCTGTCGCCCTTGCCGGTGTTTCGCGACTGGGCGCCGCCGCCGGCCCACCATGCGGCCGACGTCGATGCGCAGGTGTTGAGCTGCGTGAACACGGTGCTGCGCGATGCTGGCGCGGCCCCGCTCGATCGCCTGTGCGATCTTTTCTACCCCGAGCGCACGTTGCTGTGCACCTGGCCCGAGCTCGACCACTACGGCGGCCTCGGCCGCAGTGCCGCCGACTACGTCGGACCCGATGGCGAATACGCGCCGGGCGCCGAGCCCGATTGGCCAGGCGGCAACGGCCCGCATGTGCTCGCCTACCTTCGCCGCTCGCATCCCGGTCATGTGGAAGTGCTGCGGGCGCTCGCAGACTGTCGCCTGCCCACGTTGTGCTACTTGCCGGGTGAAGGGGCCGAGCCGGTGAGCGCACCCACCTTGCGCTACAGCCGGCAGCCGATCGACTTCCGGCGCGCGTTGCCACGCTGCTCGCTGCTCGTCTGCCACGCCGGCCAGGCCACCGTGGCGCAGGCACTCAGGCTCGGCATCCCGGTGCTGATGCTGCCCGAGCACGCCGAGCAGCACCTGATCGCTCGCCAGGTCGAGCGCAGCGGCGCGGGTGTCAATGCCGCGCTGCAGGCCCCACCGGTGGCGTACGCATCGCTGATCGAGATCATGGTGCGCGCCGACGGCTCGCATGCCAAGGCCGCACGCGCGGTGGCCAAGCGCCACTCGGCCTTCGACCCGGCGGCGCTCACCGCCCGGATCGTCGAAGCCGCGGAGTCCGTGCTCACCTGA
- a CDS encoding autotransporter outer membrane beta-barrel domain-containing protein, which translates to MKKSNITSLSSLAVLPCLLSVAADASAAIECSPNAMVSGSTLALVGNCIDTDTNLAITSGAEVWHIGPPGSSSPLGTRNVSGGALTVPALPGEHTYYISAIDNGYGGLVSVAGEGGYPSTVVNLPCPGDVQAGAATRARATRVRRQDHDCAAPAPHAAELATPLMAVQGQRLQSNLDHAQSRMRILRRNRNVPAFDVQGVPLPVKKNDDPAASARETQRLGVYLLGLGDYLRQNRSDTQSEFRLRSTALSIGADYRLNDEWVFGANAGGSNARIDFAESLSRQKSKGGQATAYANWNVTASGYVSATVSYEATRYALQRDDGIGGVAEARPGGRGLGLSLSAGRDLNFGAWSVGPYLRIDSVTSRVEAFEESGSTEALSVSRQTVRSTSYNLGAQVQTSLPVSWGLVLPYVRVEATRRTQHTRDAASATLVNGNTTVLIPTTADTSAGYGNVALGLSSVHQGGMSWYVDYETGVAQKGYRSQRLGLGLRFEL; encoded by the coding sequence ATGAAGAAATCCAACATCACATCGCTGTCATCGCTGGCCGTGTTGCCATGTCTCCTGTCTGTCGCGGCCGATGCGTCGGCGGCCATCGAATGCTCGCCCAATGCCATGGTGTCGGGCAGCACACTGGCCCTGGTGGGCAACTGCATCGACACCGACACCAACCTGGCCATCACCTCGGGCGCCGAGGTCTGGCACATCGGCCCGCCCGGGAGTTCGTCTCCACTCGGCACACGCAACGTCTCGGGCGGTGCGCTCACCGTGCCGGCCTTGCCGGGAGAGCACACCTACTACATCTCGGCCATCGACAACGGCTATGGCGGCCTCGTGAGCGTGGCGGGCGAGGGCGGCTACCCGAGCACGGTGGTGAACCTGCCGTGCCCGGGTGACGTGCAGGCAGGTGCCGCAACCCGCGCACGCGCGACGCGTGTGCGCCGCCAAGACCATGACTGCGCGGCCCCCGCCCCCCATGCGGCCGAGCTGGCAACACCGCTCATGGCCGTGCAGGGCCAGCGCCTGCAGAGCAACCTCGACCATGCCCAGTCGCGCATGCGCATCCTGCGACGCAATCGCAACGTGCCAGCCTTCGACGTGCAGGGCGTGCCGCTGCCGGTGAAGAAGAACGACGACCCTGCAGCCTCCGCGCGAGAGACGCAGCGTCTGGGCGTGTACCTGCTCGGGCTCGGCGACTACCTGCGCCAGAACCGCAGCGACACGCAGTCCGAGTTCAGGCTGCGCAGCACCGCGCTGTCGATCGGTGCCGACTACCGACTGAACGACGAATGGGTGTTCGGCGCCAATGCCGGCGGCTCGAACGCACGCATCGATTTCGCCGAGTCGCTGAGCCGGCAGAAGAGCAAGGGCGGGCAGGCCACGGCCTATGCGAACTGGAACGTCACGGCGTCCGGCTACGTCAGTGCCACCGTCAGCTATGAAGCCACCCGCTATGCCCTGCAGCGCGACGACGGCATCGGCGGCGTGGCCGAGGCAAGGCCGGGTGGACGCGGCCTGGGCCTCAGCCTCTCGGCCGGTCGCGACCTGAACTTTGGTGCGTGGAGCGTCGGGCCCTACCTGCGCATCGACAGCGTGACCTCCCGCGTCGAGGCCTTCGAGGAAAGCGGCAGCACCGAAGCCTTGAGCGTCAGCCGGCAGACCGTGCGCTCCACGAGCTACAACCTCGGCGCGCAGGTGCAGACGAGCCTGCCGGTGTCGTGGGGCCTGGTGCTGCCGTACGTGCGTGTCGAAGCCACGCGCCGCACGCAACACACGCGAGATGCCGCCAGCGCGACCCTCGTCAACGGCAACACCACCGTGCTCATCCCCACCACGGCCGACACCAGCGCCGGCTACGGCAACGTGGCACTCGGCCTCTCGAGCGTGCATCAAGGTGGCATGAGCTGGTACGTGGACTATGAGACCGGCGTCGCGCAGAAGGGCTACCGCAGCCAGCGCCTCGGGCTCGGGCTGCGATTCGAACTCTGA
- a CDS encoding OmpA family protein encodes MNTRITLAALVLLATPWLAQAQTVMVYGEGQQPTAQEVADILFRGASEATKLRGQAPINGRSPFALLEQTPTKNPTEASAVSVPVPFDFDSATLNPKARQQLDVIAEGIRLTEGTVKVVVEGHTDAKGSVHYNESLSLRRASAVRNYLVNVKKIPVTQLGVEGKGPHKLLDKSDPYNGSNRRVQFRAG; translated from the coding sequence ATGAACACCAGGATCACGCTCGCAGCACTCGTGCTGCTCGCCACGCCGTGGCTCGCGCAAGCGCAGACCGTGATGGTCTACGGCGAAGGGCAGCAGCCCACCGCGCAGGAAGTCGCCGACATCCTTTTCCGCGGGGCGAGTGAAGCCACCAAGCTGCGCGGCCAGGCGCCCATCAACGGCCGCTCGCCGTTCGCGCTGCTGGAGCAGACCCCCACCAAAAACCCGACCGAAGCGAGCGCCGTGTCGGTGCCGGTGCCCTTCGATTTCGACTCGGCCACGCTCAACCCCAAGGCGCGCCAGCAGCTCGACGTGATCGCCGAAGGCATCCGCCTGACCGAAGGCACGGTGAAGGTGGTCGTCGAGGGCCACACCGACGCCAAGGGCAGCGTGCACTACAACGAAAGCCTGTCACTGCGCCGCGCCTCGGCCGTGCGCAACTACCTCGTCAACGTGAAGAAGATTCCCGTGACGCAGCTCGGCGTGGAAGGCAAGGGCCCGCACAAGTTGCTCGACAAGAGCGACCCGTACAACGGCAGCAACCGCCGCGTGCAGTTCCGCGCGGGCTGA
- a CDS encoding caspase family protein, with protein sequence MRLMSTPRPRQLALAAAALVLSFLWGSNAKGADPAGTQAAPADGLVHCLLPGQVRRLGLSTTVMPRRATRLLPAQCQAAGGEYTEPQATGTASGAAAPATAPAANAGTAPAVAPLDRTAAATALLPLAIQGVPAAQASMAELLDQQGDRAGAQSWYEKAAAQGSARALIGLAGFLEKSAMLAAAQGLSSLDAYRRIGDLIQKATGGLMTGLSIQRAERLRVDVVSPLGAVPLPRVAGAPITLESAPGPLEVVVRVASASGVKSVRVNGQAHTPDAQGLLSIPLTVGDTPSTVLVQAEDEVGAQAQAELKLVQRSAPLTVATAALAAASPASAVPSRTTPAAPQPLTPLIGGKRHALVIANQQYKRWTPLDTPRADAQAVASVLKQRFGFEVTLLQDVTRQQLLSALGKLRQQVGPQDQVVVYYAGHGQMDTVTARGYWIPVDGDEKDIAQWVSVIDVTDQLSAMAARHVLVIADSCYSGTLTRSLVPTVDQALTLEQRLGPLRQLSQQRARVAMTSGGMEPVVDGGSINHSLFARSLLDVLGQVRSPMAAQELHGAVAARFAHLARRLKIQQQPQYAPIGFAGHEAGDFVLAPI encoded by the coding sequence ATGAGGCTGATGTCCACGCCGCGCCCGCGGCAGCTGGCGCTTGCCGCGGCGGCGCTGGTGCTGAGCTTCCTCTGGGGATCGAACGCCAAGGGTGCCGACCCTGCAGGCACGCAGGCGGCGCCGGCCGATGGGCTCGTGCACTGCCTGTTGCCGGGCCAGGTGCGTCGCCTGGGCTTGAGCACCACCGTGATGCCGCGCCGCGCCACCCGCCTCTTGCCTGCGCAGTGCCAGGCAGCCGGGGGCGAGTACACCGAGCCGCAAGCCACGGGCACCGCGAGTGGTGCAGCGGCGCCGGCCACCGCACCCGCAGCGAACGCCGGCACCGCCCCTGCGGTGGCGCCGCTTGACCGAACTGCTGCCGCAACGGCCTTGCTGCCGCTGGCCATACAAGGTGTGCCCGCGGCACAAGCCTCGATGGCTGAGTTGCTCGACCAGCAAGGCGACCGCGCCGGCGCTCAATCGTGGTACGAGAAGGCCGCTGCGCAAGGCTCGGCACGCGCGTTGATCGGCCTGGCCGGTTTCCTGGAGAAGAGCGCCATGCTCGCGGCAGCCCAGGGCCTGAGCTCGCTCGACGCCTACCGCCGCATCGGCGACCTCATCCAGAAGGCCACCGGTGGCCTGATGACCGGCCTGTCGATCCAGCGGGCCGAGCGCCTGCGCGTCGACGTGGTCTCGCCCCTTGGCGCGGTGCCCCTGCCCCGCGTGGCCGGCGCACCGATCACGCTGGAGAGCGCACCCGGGCCGCTTGAAGTCGTGGTGCGCGTGGCCAGTGCCAGCGGTGTGAAGTCCGTGCGGGTGAACGGTCAGGCCCACACACCCGACGCCCAGGGCCTCTTGAGCATCCCGCTCACGGTGGGTGACACCCCGTCCACCGTGCTCGTGCAGGCGGAAGACGAAGTGGGCGCGCAAGCGCAGGCCGAGCTGAAGCTGGTGCAACGCTCGGCGCCCTTGACCGTCGCCACCGCCGCGCTTGCCGCAGCATCCCCGGCCAGCGCCGTGCCAAGCCGGACCACCCCCGCGGCGCCGCAGCCGCTCACGCCGTTGATCGGCGGCAAGCGCCACGCCCTTGTCATCGCCAACCAGCAGTACAAGCGCTGGACGCCCCTCGACACACCACGCGCCGATGCGCAGGCGGTGGCCTCGGTGCTCAAGCAACGCTTCGGCTTCGAGGTGACACTGCTGCAGGACGTGACGCGCCAGCAGCTGCTGTCCGCCCTGGGCAAGTTGCGTCAGCAGGTCGGCCCGCAGGACCAGGTGGTCGTCTACTACGCGGGCCACGGGCAGATGGACACCGTCACCGCGCGCGGCTACTGGATCCCCGTCGACGGCGACGAGAAGGACATCGCGCAATGGGTGTCGGTGATCGACGTCACCGACCAGCTCTCGGCCATGGCCGCACGCCATGTGCTCGTGATCGCCGACTCGTGCTACTCCGGCACGCTCACGCGCTCGCTCGTGCCCACGGTCGACCAGGCCCTGACGCTCGAGCAACGCCTGGGCCCGCTGCGCCAGCTCAGCCAGCAGCGCGCGCGGGTGGCCATGACCTCGGGCGGCATGGAGCCGGTGGTCGACGGCGGCAGCATCAACCACTCGCTCTTCGCACGCAGCCTGCTCGACGTGCTGGGGCAGGTGCGCTCACCGATGGCGGCGCAGGAGCTGCATGGTGCAGTGGCTGCGCGTTTCGCTCACCTGGCGCGGCGCCTCAAGATCCAGCAGCAGCCGCAATACGCGCCCATCGGCTTTGCGGGCCACGAGGCGGGTGACTTCGTGCTGGCGCCGATCTGA
- a CDS encoding IclR family transcriptional regulator, producing MPSRSASAAKRSPGYAANMEGVAAVERALAIVEAIERAEQPLTLTGIAEATGLYKSAVLRMMVTLERRGLVLRQQDQRYVLGPLAFRLGRAYERNNRVEEQLAPLMQALVERGTESPSFHVRQDDETRLCLLRFDSRHSTLDRVRAGDLLPLKRGAAGKVLLRFGHGDPEALQGELAEYSFGERDPLCGAVAGPVFGPGGALLGALSLSGPLDRFTETAVKKMVRPLLDACETATRKLGGVWPAERPARRSAARSSSR from the coding sequence ATGCCCTCTCGTTCTGCCTCCGCTGCCAAACGGTCTCCTGGCTACGCCGCCAACATGGAAGGCGTGGCCGCCGTGGAGCGGGCGCTGGCGATCGTCGAGGCGATCGAGCGCGCCGAGCAGCCGCTCACGCTCACCGGCATCGCCGAAGCCACGGGCCTCTACAAGAGCGCGGTGCTGCGCATGATGGTCACGCTGGAGCGGCGCGGGCTCGTGCTGCGCCAGCAGGACCAGCGATACGTGCTGGGGCCGCTCGCGTTTCGCCTCGGCCGCGCCTACGAGCGCAACAACCGCGTGGAAGAGCAGCTCGCGCCGCTGATGCAGGCGCTGGTGGAGCGCGGCACCGAAAGCCCTTCGTTCCATGTGCGGCAGGACGACGAGACGCGCCTGTGCCTGCTGCGCTTCGACTCGCGCCACTCCACGCTGGACCGCGTGCGTGCCGGCGACTTGCTGCCGCTCAAGCGCGGCGCGGCCGGCAAGGTGCTGCTGCGCTTTGGCCACGGCGATCCCGAGGCCTTGCAAGGCGAGCTGGCCGAATACTCCTTCGGCGAGCGCGACCCGCTGTGCGGCGCCGTGGCCGGGCCGGTGTTCGGCCCCGGTGGTGCGTTGCTCGGTGCGCTGTCGCTCTCGGGGCCGCTCGATCGTTTCACCGAAACCGCGGTGAAGAAAATGGTGAGGCCCCTGCTCGACGCCTGCGAGACCGCCACGCGCAAGCTGGGTGGCGTGTGGCCCGCCGAGCGGCCGGCACGGCGCAGCGCCGCGCGCTCGTCTTCGCGCTGA
- a CDS encoding aldehyde dehydrogenase: protein MPSPGTHDETPRPLLIGGEFLPGRSQLPPLESINPATGQLNHRVAAAGPDDVDDAVATATEAARAKAWRHMLSPQRAAILHRIGELMLRDSDRFARLQMLENGKVWAECAAQVKSAAATFRYYASVCETLGSELTPSRGHYLSMTVHEPYGVVAAITPWNSPLTMEAQKIAPALAAGNAVILKPSEITPSTALELGRIALEAGLPPGLLNVLPGTGTTAGAALVEHPGVKMVSFTGGTASGRRIAEAAARKLMPVALELGGKSPHIVFADADLEAAVDAVAGGIFEGSGQSCVAGSRLFVQRSVFDQVLQMVSDKANRLRVDLPDASGAEMGPLASFAQRERVEAMVEAARASGAGIVAGGARPHDARLAAGAFYLPTVIAGIDNRATIAQQEIFGPVLCAMPFDDEDDLIAQANDSAYGLASGIWTADYRRALRVARALEAGTVWINTYKQLSIATPFGGFKDSGLGREKGLSGLRLYQQAKGLYLGL, encoded by the coding sequence ATGCCCTCGCCTGGCACGCACGACGAGACGCCACGCCCCCTGCTCATCGGCGGCGAGTTCCTGCCCGGCCGCAGCCAGTTGCCGCCGCTCGAGTCCATCAACCCCGCGACGGGCCAGCTCAATCACCGCGTCGCCGCGGCCGGCCCCGACGACGTGGACGACGCCGTGGCCACCGCCACCGAGGCCGCACGCGCCAAGGCCTGGCGGCACATGCTGTCGCCGCAGCGCGCCGCCATCCTCCACCGCATCGGCGAGCTGATGCTGCGCGACAGCGACCGCTTCGCCCGCCTGCAGATGCTCGAGAACGGCAAGGTCTGGGCCGAGTGCGCCGCGCAGGTCAAGAGTGCGGCGGCCACCTTCCGCTACTACGCCTCGGTGTGCGAGACGCTCGGCTCCGAGCTCACGCCCTCGCGCGGCCACTACCTCTCGATGACGGTGCACGAACCCTATGGCGTGGTCGCCGCCATCACGCCGTGGAACTCACCGCTGACGATGGAGGCGCAGAAGATCGCGCCGGCACTCGCCGCGGGCAACGCCGTCATCCTGAAGCCCTCGGAGATCACCCCCTCCACTGCGCTCGAACTCGGTCGCATCGCGCTTGAAGCGGGCCTGCCCCCCGGGCTGCTCAACGTGCTGCCCGGCACCGGCACGACCGCGGGCGCAGCACTCGTCGAGCATCCCGGTGTGAAGATGGTGTCGTTCACCGGCGGCACCGCCAGCGGCCGGCGCATCGCCGAAGCGGCGGCGCGCAAGCTGATGCCCGTTGCGCTGGAACTCGGCGGCAAGTCGCCTCACATCGTCTTTGCCGATGCAGACCTCGAGGCCGCCGTCGACGCCGTGGCCGGCGGCATCTTCGAAGGCAGCGGCCAGTCGTGCGTGGCCGGCTCGCGGCTCTTCGTGCAGCGCAGCGTGTTCGACCAGGTGCTGCAGATGGTCAGCGACAAGGCGAATCGTCTGCGCGTGGACTTGCCCGATGCGAGCGGCGCCGAGATGGGCCCCCTTGCCTCGTTCGCGCAGCGCGAGCGCGTCGAGGCCATGGTCGAGGCGGCCCGCGCGAGTGGCGCCGGGATCGTGGCCGGTGGCGCGCGGCCGCACGATGCTCGCCTCGCCGCCGGCGCCTTCTACCTGCCCACCGTCATCGCCGGCATCGACAACCGGGCCACCATCGCCCAGCAGGAGATCTTCGGCCCGGTGCTGTGCGCGATGCCCTTCGACGACGAAGACGACCTGATCGCGCAGGCCAACGACAGCGCCTACGGCCTTGCCTCCGGCATCTGGACGGCAGACTACAGGCGCGCGCTGCGCGTCGCACGCGCGCTCGAAGCCGGCACGGTGTGGATCAACACCTACAAGCAGCTCTCCATCGCCACCCCCTTCGGCGGCTTCAAGGACAGCGGCCTCGGCCGCGAAAAAGGCCTCTCCGGCCTGCGCCTGTACCAGCAGGCGAAGGGCCTCTACCTCGGCCTCTGA
- a CDS encoding NAD(P)-dependent oxidoreductase — MTPDSIGFIGLGVMGEPMCRNLARKSGRVVYAHDLDATVLQRLAAVGVQSTDSAAAVMERASIVLLSLPSGEIVHQLAHQPDGLLAHAYAGQIVVDLGTSPVDTTRALARAFADKGVAFIDAPVARTRAAAEAGTLSVMVGADAATFERVKPLIATFASDIALCGPVGCGQVVKILNNMVLFETVVALAEAKAIAERAGVDPTLLFETLSKGSADSFALRSHGMKAMLPGDFPERAFSVRYARKDLAYALKLAQETGVDAKGARTVDAWYQAAIDAGLGDQYHPVISQLIGPSP, encoded by the coding sequence ATGACCCCAGACTCCATCGGCTTCATCGGCCTGGGCGTGATGGGCGAGCCCATGTGCCGCAACCTCGCGCGCAAGTCGGGCCGCGTCGTGTACGCCCACGACCTCGACGCCACGGTGCTGCAACGCCTCGCAGCCGTCGGCGTGCAGAGCACCGACTCGGCCGCCGCGGTGATGGAGCGCGCCAGCATCGTCTTGCTTTCCCTGCCCTCCGGCGAGATCGTCCACCAGCTCGCGCACCAGCCCGACGGCCTGCTCGCCCACGCCTATGCGGGCCAGATCGTGGTCGACCTCGGCACCTCGCCGGTCGACACCACCCGCGCACTGGCCCGGGCTTTCGCCGACAAGGGCGTGGCCTTCATCGACGCCCCCGTCGCGCGCACCCGCGCTGCGGCCGAGGCCGGCACGCTCTCGGTGATGGTCGGCGCCGATGCCGCGACCTTCGAGCGCGTGAAGCCGCTCATCGCCACCTTCGCCTCCGACATCGCGCTGTGCGGCCCGGTCGGCTGCGGCCAGGTCGTGAAGATCCTCAACAACATGGTGCTCTTCGAGACCGTGGTTGCGCTCGCCGAAGCCAAGGCCATCGCCGAGCGTGCGGGTGTCGACCCCACGCTGCTCTTCGAGACGCTGAGCAAAGGCAGCGCCGACAGCTTCGCGTTGCGCAGCCATGGCATGAAGGCGATGCTGCCGGGTGACTTTCCCGAACGCGCGTTCTCCGTGCGCTACGCCCGCAAGGACCTCGCCTACGCGCTCAAGCTCGCGCAGGAGACCGGCGTCGACGCGAAGGGCGCACGCACCGTCGATGCGTGGTACCAGGCGGCGATCGACGCGGGCCTTGGCGACCAATACCATCCGGTCATCAGCCAGCTGATCGGCCCTTCACCATGA
- a CDS encoding N-acyl homoserine lactonase family protein, with protein MTLPRYEVYAIKYASMPRRRRDNFLPADDHDGPMPMDFFVWLLKGETRNILVDTGFSQATGAARHRQWLRCPIEACRTLGVDPARIGDVILTHLHYDHAGNLPLLPQARFHVQDSELDYATGRCMCQPAMRHAYAVDDVVELVRQVYAERVSFHAGDSTVAPGVELLLIGGHTRGLQAVRVHTERGWVVLASDASHYYENIEGERAFPIVFNVADMLAGHRRLKQIAGASTLLVPGHDPEVLVRYPRVEGDAVGTALLHRPPSR; from the coding sequence ATGACACTGCCTCGATACGAGGTCTACGCGATCAAGTACGCCAGCATGCCGCGCCGGCGCCGCGACAACTTCCTCCCCGCCGACGACCACGACGGCCCGATGCCGATGGACTTCTTCGTCTGGCTGCTCAAGGGCGAGACGAGAAACATCCTCGTCGACACCGGCTTCAGCCAGGCCACTGGCGCGGCGCGCCACCGCCAATGGCTGCGCTGCCCCATCGAGGCCTGCCGCACGCTGGGCGTGGACCCGGCCCGCATCGGCGACGTGATCCTCACCCACCTGCACTACGACCACGCGGGCAACCTGCCGCTGCTGCCCCAGGCGCGCTTTCATGTGCAGGACAGCGAGCTCGACTACGCCACCGGCCGCTGCATGTGCCAGCCGGCGATGCGCCATGCCTACGCGGTCGACGACGTGGTGGAGCTCGTGCGCCAGGTCTACGCCGAGCGAGTGAGCTTCCATGCGGGGGACAGCACCGTCGCCCCCGGCGTCGAGCTGCTGCTGATCGGCGGCCACACCCGGGGCCTGCAGGCCGTGCGGGTGCACACCGAGCGCGGGTGGGTGGTGCTGGCCTCCGATGCCAGCCACTACTACGAGAACATCGAGGGCGAGCGCGCCTTCCCCATCGTCTTCAACGTGGCCGACATGCTGGCCGGGCACCGCCGCCTGAAGCAGATCGCCGGCGCCTCCACCCTGCTCGTGCCCGGTCACGACCCCGAGGTGCTGGTGCGCTACCCGCGCGTGGAAGGCGATGCCGTCGGCACGGCGCTCCTGCACCGGCCGCCGTCGCGCTGA
- a CDS encoding MAPEG family protein, protein MTRLLTLVVAMTVLTWLSIIVASTLRSKGDVKLAIGNRDNLPEPTPLAARADRAAKNTLENFILFSALAVAALAVAPASTQVLLGAQIFFWARVVYLPIYYLGIPGVRTLVWAMGVAGLGVIAAALLTLP, encoded by the coding sequence GTGACCCGCTTGCTCACCCTCGTCGTCGCCATGACCGTGCTGACCTGGCTGTCCATCATCGTGGCGAGCACGCTGCGCTCGAAAGGCGACGTGAAGCTCGCCATCGGCAACCGCGACAACCTGCCCGAGCCCACGCCGCTGGCGGCCCGCGCCGACCGGGCCGCGAAGAACACGCTGGAGAACTTCATCCTCTTTTCGGCACTGGCTGTCGCGGCCCTCGCCGTGGCGCCCGCCAGCACGCAGGTGCTGCTGGGTGCGCAGATCTTCTTCTGGGCCCGGGTGGTCTACCTGCCGATCTACTACCTCGGCATCCCGGGGGTGCGCACGCTGGTCTGGGCGATGGGCGTCGCGGGGCTCGGGGTGATCGCAGCGGCCCTTCTCACGCTGCCTTGA